In Fusobacterium massiliense, a single window of DNA contains:
- the rpsO gene encoding 30S ribosomal protein S15, whose amino-acid sequence MRTKAEIIKEFGKTEADTGSTEVQIALLTEKINHLTEHLRVHKKDFHSRLGLLKMVGQRKRLLAYLTKKDLEGYRALIAKLGIRK is encoded by the coding sequence ATGAGAACTAAGGCAGAAATTATTAAAGAATTTGGAAAGACTGAAGCAGATACAGGATCTACTGAAGTACAAATAGCATTACTTACAGAAAAAATTAATCACTTAACAGAACACTTAAGAGTACACAAAAAAGATTTCCACTCAAGATTAGGATTATTAAAAATGGTTGGACAAAGAAAAAGATTACTTGCTTACCTAACTAAGAAAGATCTTGAAGGATACAGAGCTTTAATTGCTAAATTAGGAATAAGAAAATAA
- the cobM gene encoding precorrin-4 C(11)-methyltransferase: MEKYKEKVYFIGAGPGDPELITIKGQRIVKEADVIIYAGSLVPKEVIDCHKEEAEIYNSASMSLDEVIDVTVKAIKAGKKVARVHTGDPAIYGAHREQMDMLDEYGIEYEVIPGVSSFLASAAALKKEFTLPNVSQTVICTRIEGRTPVPEKESLESLAKHRASMAIFLSVHMIDKVVETLATSYPMTTPVAVVQRATWPDQKIVLGTLETIEQKVKEAGINKTAQILVGDFLGNEYEKSKLYDKHFTHEYREGVK, translated from the coding sequence ATGGAAAAATATAAAGAAAAAGTTTACTTTATAGGAGCAGGGCCAGGTGACCCAGAGTTAATAACTATAAAAGGACAAAGAATAGTTAAAGAAGCTGATGTTATTATTTATGCAGGTTCTTTAGTTCCAAAAGAGGTCATAGATTGTCATAAAGAGGAAGCAGAAATTTACAACTCAGCATCTATGTCATTAGATGAAGTTATAGATGTTACTGTAAAAGCAATAAAAGCAGGTAAAAAAGTAGCAAGAGTTCATACAGGAGACCCTGCAATCTATGGAGCACATAGAGAACAAATGGATATGTTAGATGAATATGGAATTGAATATGAAGTTATTCCAGGAGTAAGTTCGTTTTTAGCATCTGCTGCGGCATTGAAAAAAGAATTTACACTGCCTAATGTTTCTCAAACAGTAATATGTACAAGAATAGAAGGAAGAACTCCTGTTCCTGAAAAAGAAAGCTTAGAAAGTTTAGCAAAACATAGAGCATCTATGGCAATATTTTTATCAGTTCATATGATAGATAAAGTTGTTGAAACATTGGCTACTTCTTATCCCATGACAACACCTGTGGCAGTTGTTCAAAGGGCAACTTGGCCAGACCAAAAAATTGTTTTAGGAACTCTTGAAACCATTGAACAAAAAGTTAAAGAAGCTGGAATAAATAAAACAGCACAAATATTAGTTGGAGATTTCTTAGGGAATGAATATGAAAAATCTAAACTATATGATAAACATTTTACTCATGAATATAGAGAAGGTGTAAAATAA
- a CDS encoding cation diffusion facilitator family transporter has protein sequence MNKENEREKIIVKTSIVGILANILLVIFKLGIGIFSNSIAIILDGINNLTDALSSLVTIVATKIANLAPDKKHPLGHGRIEYLSTMIVAGIIFYAGITSLIESIKKIFNPTDVEYSKITLGILIFSILLKFLLGRYVKNVGEKFNSSSLIASGADASFDAILSFSVLLSALIYIFTKINLEAYVGILISIFIIKSGIEIFMDAVNEILGKRMDKKLINEIKNTINAIENVHGVYDLLLHNYGPDKYVGSVHIEIPDFLTAEVIDPLERHINSIVLEKHNVYLSGITIYSMNTKNNELIKIRSRVKEIVLSHKEILEFHGFYIEEKTMSMRFDIIIDYSFENREKIYNIILKEIKNEYSEYNINIKVDIDV, from the coding sequence GTGAATAAAGAAAATGAAAGAGAAAAGATAATAGTAAAAACAAGTATAGTTGGAATTTTAGCAAATATACTACTTGTTATCTTTAAATTAGGAATAGGTATATTTTCAAATTCAATTGCTATAATTTTAGATGGAATTAATAACTTAACAGATGCATTATCATCACTAGTAACAATTGTTGCAACTAAAATAGCTAATTTAGCTCCAGATAAAAAACATCCTCTTGGACATGGCAGGATAGAATATTTAAGTACAATGATTGTAGCAGGAATTATATTCTATGCAGGAATAACTTCACTAATAGAAAGTATAAAGAAAATTTTTAATCCTACAGATGTAGAATATTCTAAAATTACATTAGGAATATTAATATTTTCAATTTTACTAAAATTTTTATTAGGTAGATATGTAAAGAATGTAGGAGAAAAATTTAATTCAAGCTCACTTATAGCATCTGGAGCTGATGCAAGCTTTGATGCAATACTTTCATTTTCTGTTTTATTATCAGCACTTATATACATATTTACTAAAATTAATTTAGAAGCCTATGTTGGAATTTTAATTTCGATATTTATAATAAAATCTGGAATTGAGATTTTTATGGATGCTGTAAATGAAATTTTAGGAAAAAGAATGGATAAGAAACTGATAAACGAAATAAAAAATACAATTAATGCTATTGAAAATGTTCATGGGGTTTATGATTTACTTTTACACAATTATGGACCAGATAAATATGTTGGTTCTGTTCATATAGAAATACCAGATTTTCTAACAGCTGAAGTTATAGATCCACTTGAAAGACATATAAATAGCATCGTATTAGAAAAACATAATGTTTATTTATCTGGAATAACAATTTATTCTATGAATACAAAAAACAATGAGCTTATAAAAATTCGTTCAAGAGTAAAAGAAATAGTTTTGTCACATAAAGAGATTCTAGAATTTCATGGCTTTTATATTGAAGAGAAAACAATGTCTATGAGATTTGATATTATAATAGACTATTCATTTGAAAATAGAGAAAAAATATATAATATTATTTTAAAAGAAATTAAAAATGAATATTCAGAATATAATATAAATATAAAAGTTGATATAGATGTATAA
- the cobK gene encoding precorrin-6A reductase: protein MIWVIGGTKDSRDFLEKFIEHDTNIIVSTATEYGAKLIENLSVKTSSEKMDKGAMLKFVEDNKITKVIDTSHPYAFEVSKNAMEVAEEKNIEYFRFEREKVDILPKKYKNFEEIKDLIEYVEKLDGNILVTLGSNNVPLFKDLKNLDNIYFRILSRWDMVKRCEDNNILPKNIIAMQGPFTENMNIAMMEQFNIKYLITKKAGDTGGEREKVSACDKLDVEIIYLDKKEMSYKNCYTNIDRLIEKLI from the coding sequence ATGATTTGGGTAATTGGTGGAACTAAGGATTCAAGAGATTTTTTAGAAAAATTTATAGAGCATGATACTAATATTATTGTTTCAACTGCAACTGAATATGGGGCAAAATTAATAGAAAATTTATCTGTAAAAACTTCATCAGAAAAAATGGATAAAGGAGCTATGTTAAAATTTGTAGAAGATAATAAAATTACAAAAGTAATAGATACAAGCCATCCTTATGCTTTTGAAGTTTCTAAAAATGCAATGGAAGTTGCAGAAGAGAAAAATATTGAGTATTTTAGATTTGAAAGAGAAAAAGTAGATATTTTACCTAAAAAATACAAAAACTTTGAAGAAATTAAAGATTTAATAGAATATGTAGAAAAACTTGATGGAAATATTTTGGTTACTTTGGGAAGCAATAATGTTCCTCTCTTTAAAGATTTAAAAAATTTAGATAATATATATTTTAGGATTTTATCAAGATGGGATATGGTAAAAAGATGTGAAGATAATAATATACTTCCTAAAAATATTATTGCTATGCAAGGACCATTTACTGAAAATATGAATATAGCAATGATGGAACAATTTAATATAAAGTATTTAATTACTAAAAAAGCAGGAGATACAGGTGGAGAAAGAGAAAAAGTTAGTGCCTGTGATAAATTAGATGTAGAGATTATTTATTTAGATAAAAAAGAAATGTCTTATAAAAATTGTTATACAAATATAGATAGACTTATAGAAAAACTAATCTAA
- a CDS encoding ATP-binding protein: MIRIDRKEYLNFLIESKDKQIIKVVSGVRRCGKSTLFEIYKDYLLKNGVEKKQIISINFEDMDYEELTDYKKLYEFINSKMLEDKKNYIFLDEIQHVDKFEKVVDSLFIKNNVDLYITGSNAYFMSSELATLLSGRYIELKMLPLSFKEYYQARLEYENLDKKENKILKTLMQYYNEYIVNSSFPYTLQLNNNLKNIYEYLDGIYNSVLLKDIVARLKISDVMRLESVVKYIFDNIGNLTSISKIANTLTSMGRKTDTKTIEKYVKGLIDGLLIYEVNRYNIKGKEFLSTLSKYYVSDLGLRQMILGNRNIDMGHILENIIYLELLRRKVNVYVGQFDKNEIDFVVINSNEVEYYQVALTVLDENTLKRELAAFKNIKDNYPKYLLTLDDVLPNTNYDGIKVINALEWLLGE, encoded by the coding sequence ATGATAAGAATAGATAGAAAAGAATATTTAAATTTTTTAATTGAATCAAAAGATAAACAGATAATAAAGGTAGTATCTGGAGTAAGAAGATGTGGAAAATCTACTCTTTTTGAAATATATAAAGATTATTTATTAAAAAATGGAGTTGAGAAAAAGCAAATAATATCTATCAATTTTGAAGATATGGATTATGAAGAGCTAACTGATTATAAAAAACTCTATGAATTTATAAATTCTAAAATGCTTGAGGATAAAAAAAATTATATTTTCTTAGATGAAATTCAACATGTAGATAAATTTGAAAAAGTTGTAGATAGCCTTTTTATAAAAAATAACGTAGATTTATATATAACAGGTTCCAATGCTTATTTTATGTCAAGTGAACTCGCAACTCTTTTAAGTGGTCGTTATATAGAATTAAAAATGCTTCCTTTATCTTTTAAAGAATACTATCAAGCTAGACTAGAATATGAAAATTTAGATAAAAAAGAAAATAAGATATTAAAAACTCTGATGCAATATTATAATGAATATATAGTAAATAGTTCTTTTCCTTATACTTTACAATTAAACAATAACTTAAAAAATATATATGAATATTTAGATGGAATATATAACTCTGTTCTTTTAAAAGATATAGTAGCAAGATTAAAAATTTCTGATGTTATGAGACTTGAAAGTGTTGTTAAATATATATTTGATAATATTGGCAATCTGACTTCAATATCAAAGATTGCAAACACTTTAACTTCAATGGGAAGAAAAACCGATACTAAAACTATTGAAAAGTATGTAAAGGGGCTTATTGACGGACTACTTATATATGAAGTTAATAGATACAATATAAAAGGTAAAGAGTTTTTATCAACATTATCAAAATACTATGTTTCAGACTTAGGGCTTAGACAAATGATTCTGGGTAATAGAAATATTGATATGGGGCATATTCTAGAAAATATAATTTATCTTGAATTACTTAGAAGAAAAGTAAATGTCTATGTTGGGCAATTTGATAAAAATGAAATTGACTTTGTCGTTATTAATTCAAATGAAGTTGAATATTATCAAGTTGCTTTAACTGTCTTAGATGAGAATACTTTAAAAAGAGAGTTAGCTGCTTTTAAAAATATAAAGGATAACTACCCTAAGTATTTATTAACATTAGATGATGTACTACCAAATACTAATTATGATGGAATAAAAGTAATAAATGCTTTGGAATGGTTGCTGGGAGAATAA
- a CDS encoding FRG domain-containing protein, producing the protein MNKIYVDKVYYSEKENIDDAEYNKISYTVRKIRSVSDYLRAVETILSNYYICGDFSPIKRFENLFYLRENKLKSIMQEGVFFRGQSEEFEFIIPSIFRDTKYIENEHELIKEAEISYPLEIQKIKYLPDKLALMQHYGLPTRIMDITTNALVALYFAVSKDKDKDGVVYLFNKKTNKKEVLTSKSIPVIIKTVLANLTYKEKLLLDLTFRKIKNKEILLSSFRKVNYRILPIIGKIYDAIKTDIGFIPTNIKISDFYGLNFVKPLEVDERIIRQNAMFMIFGLDGIYDSHKEGLKQLKVDSELIGKRAILESYYKIEKFRNEIYNLTAEIKQIETKLWKKNTEEVLKNKISEQVFDAMLAYAPEFSLPKKEKEWAFYNKSDEDDETRKQTYDGSAIILLKSKYKEKIKNELELIGISRKSIYPDMQNKSQYIREKYL; encoded by the coding sequence ATGAATAAGATTTATGTAGATAAAGTATACTATTCTGAAAAAGAAAATATTGATGATGCTGAATATAATAAAATAAGTTATACTGTAAGAAAGATACGAAGTGTATCAGACTATTTAAGAGCAGTTGAGACTATATTAAGTAACTATTATATCTGTGGTGATTTTTCTCCTATAAAAAGATTTGAAAATTTATTTTATTTAAGAGAAAATAAATTAAAATCTATTATGCAAGAGGGAGTATTTTTTAGAGGACAATCTGAGGAATTTGAATTTATAATACCTAGTATTTTTAGAGATACCAAATATATAGAAAATGAGCATGAATTAATAAAAGAAGCAGAAATATCATATCCATTAGAAATTCAAAAGATAAAATATCTACCTGATAAGTTAGCTTTAATGCAACATTATGGACTACCTACAAGGATTATGGATATAACTACAAATGCTTTGGTAGCTTTATATTTTGCAGTATCTAAGGATAAAGATAAAGATGGTGTTGTTTATCTATTCAATAAAAAAACAAATAAAAAAGAAGTTCTAACTTCAAAAAGTATCCCTGTTATAATAAAAACAGTTCTAGCTAATTTAACATATAAAGAAAAATTATTATTAGATTTAACTTTTAGGAAAATTAAAAATAAAGAGATATTACTATCTTCTTTTAGAAAAGTAAATTACAGGATATTACCTATAATAGGAAAAATTTATGATGCTATAAAAACGGATATAGGATTTATTCCTACTAATATAAAAATTTCAGATTTTTATGGTTTAAACTTTGTAAAACCACTAGAAGTAGATGAAAGAATTATTCGGCAAAATGCAATGTTTATGATTTTTGGATTAGATGGAATTTATGACTCACATAAAGAAGGACTAAAACAACTCAAAGTAGATAGCGAATTAATAGGGAAAAGAGCAATTTTAGAATCTTATTATAAAATAGAAAAATTCCGCAATGAAATTTATAATCTCACTGCGGAAATAAAACAAATAGAAACTAAATTATGGAAAAAAAATACAGAAGAAGTATTAAAAAATAAAATAAGTGAACAAGTTTTTGATGCAATGTTGGCTTATGCCCCCGAATTTTCTTTACCTAAAAAAGAAAAAGAGTGGGCTTTTTATAATAAAAGTGATGAAGATGATGAAACTAGAAAACAAACCTATGACGGAAGTGCTATAATATTATTAAAATCTAAGTATAAAGAGAAAATAAAAAATGAATTAGAGTTAATTGGAATTTCGAGAAAATCAATTTATCCTGATATGCAAAACAAATCACAATATATAAGAGAAAAATATTTATAA
- the cobI gene encoding precorrin-2 C(20)-methyltransferase gives MTNKFYGIGVGVGDPEEITIKAINTLKKLDVVILPEAKKDDGSVAYEIAKQYMKENVEKVFVEFPMLKSLEDRENARKENAKIVQKFLDEGKNVGFLTIGDTMTYSTYVYILEHLPEKYLVETVPGVSSFVDMASRFNFPLMIGDETLKVVSLNKKTNIEFELENNDNIVFMKVSRNFENLKQALIKTGNIDKIIMVSNCGKESQKVYYDIKDLTEDDIPYFTTLIVKKGGFEKWRKFSI, from the coding sequence ATGACTAACAAATTTTATGGTATAGGTGTTGGAGTTGGGGATCCAGAAGAGATAACTATAAAAGCTATAAACACCTTGAAAAAATTAGATGTAGTAATATTACCAGAGGCAAAAAAAGATGACGGTAGTGTTGCTTATGAAATTGCAAAACAATATATGAAGGAAAATGTAGAGAAAGTTTTTGTTGAATTTCCTATGCTTAAATCTCTAGAGGATAGAGAAAATGCAAGAAAAGAAAATGCAAAAATAGTTCAAAAATTTTTAGATGAAGGGAAAAATGTTGGTTTCTTAACTATTGGAGACACTATGACATACAGTACTTATGTATATATTTTAGAGCATCTTCCTGAAAAATATTTAGTTGAAACAGTTCCAGGAGTCTCATCATTTGTTGATATGGCATCAAGATTTAATTTTCCACTTATGATAGGAGATGAAACTTTAAAAGTTGTATCACTTAATAAGAAAACTAATATTGAATTTGAATTAGAAAATAATGACAACATAGTTTTTATGAAAGTTAGTAGAAATTTTGAAAATTTAAAACAAGCACTTATAAAAACAGGAAATATAGATAAAATTATTATGGTTTCAAATTGTGGAAAAGAAAGTCAAAAAGTTTATTATGACATAAAAGATTTAACAGAAGATGATATTCCATATTTTACAACTCTAATTGTAAAAAAAGGTGGATTTGAAAAATGGAGAAAATTTAGTATATAA
- a CDS encoding GIY-YIG nuclease family protein: MIKFTDFIKDFTKGKENKIKFKFHMSTDFLELKKSPYDCLMEDSKDWQNLNNYRNEKGKSSRLDGYDYLVSFAQYNIYGRNFFVFGGIYKVEIAKPEHYEIGGYNISLLDNNDTIGELLNKYRKRLVIKLDENLGINFELTYEVVAKKNIEVFEVFPDIAIEKFNGYQNVSITHKELREIVSNNELSWKLALSYIKAVYVITDTKTGKLYIGSAYGDSQGLWQRWECYADFKDLTGGNKEFEVLVEKNGKDYILNNFKYSIVEIFDTKTNREYILERENYWKNVFETRKFGMNWN; this comes from the coding sequence ATGATTAAGTTTACTGATTTTATTAAAGACTTTACAAAAGGAAAAGAAAATAAGATAAAATTTAAGTTTCATATGAGTACAGATTTTTTAGAATTAAAAAAATCTCCATATGATTGTTTAATGGAAGATTCAAAAGATTGGCAAAATTTAAATAATTATAGAAATGAAAAGGGAAAATCTAGTAGACTTGATGGATACGATTATTTAGTAAGTTTTGCTCAATATAATATTTATGGAAGAAATTTTTTTGTCTTTGGAGGAATATATAAAGTAGAAATTGCAAAACCTGAACATTATGAGATAGGTGGATATAATATTTCTCTTTTAGATAATAATGATACTATAGGTGAATTACTTAATAAATATAGAAAAAGACTAGTTATAAAATTAGATGAAAACCTAGGAATAAATTTTGAGTTAACATATGAAGTAGTTGCAAAGAAAAATATTGAAGTTTTTGAAGTTTTTCCAGATATTGCCATAGAAAAATTTAATGGTTATCAAAATGTAAGTATAACTCATAAAGAACTTAGAGAAATTGTTAGTAATAATGAACTTAGTTGGAAATTAGCACTTTCATATATAAAAGCTGTGTATGTTATTACAGATACAAAAACAGGAAAATTATATATTGGTTCTGCCTATGGAGATAGTCAAGGTCTATGGCAAAGATGGGAATGTTATGCTGATTTTAAAGATTTAACTGGTGGGAATAAAGAATTTGAAGTACTTGTAGAAAAAAATGGGAAAGATTATATTTTAAATAATTTTAAATACTCTATAGTTGAAATTTTTGATACTAAGACAAATCGAGAGTATATACTAGAAAGAGAAAATTATTGGAAAAATGTTTTTGAGACAAGAAAGTTTGGAATGAACTGGAATTGA
- the cbiT gene encoding precorrin-6Y C5,15-methyltransferase (decarboxylating) subunit CbiT, whose amino-acid sequence MHIYDKEFTQTELPMTKQEIRAVSIAKLMLKPDSILIDVGAGTGTIGIEAATYMPQGKVYAIEKEEKGLETIKLNAEKFELKNFELIHGKAPDAIPNIPYDRMFIGGSTGGIEEIITHFMTYAKDRAILVINCITLETQAKSLEVLKEKGFKDIEVITVTVGRAKKVGPYTMMFGENPICIIKVIKRDN is encoded by the coding sequence ATGCATATATATGATAAAGAGTTTACTCAAACTGAATTACCGATGACAAAGCAAGAAATAAGGGCAGTATCTATTGCTAAGCTTATGTTAAAACCTGATTCAATTTTGATAGATGTTGGAGCAGGAACTGGGACAATAGGTATAGAAGCAGCAACATATATGCCACAGGGTAAAGTTTATGCTATAGAAAAAGAAGAAAAAGGTTTAGAAACAATAAAATTAAATGCAGAAAAATTTGAGCTTAAAAATTTTGAATTGATACATGGAAAAGCACCTGATGCTATACCAAATATTCCTTATGATAGAATGTTTATTGGTGGCTCAACTGGTGGAATAGAAGAAATAATTACTCATTTTATGACTTATGCAAAAGATAGAGCTATACTTGTTATCAATTGTATAACATTAGAGACACAAGCAAAATCTTTAGAAGTTTTAAAAGAAAAAGGTTTTAAAGATATAGAAGTTATAACGGTTACAGTTGGTAGAGCAAAAAAAGTAGGTCCTTATACTATGATGTTTGGAGAAAATCCTATTTGTATAATTAAGGTTATAAAAAGAGATAACTAA
- the cbiG gene encoding cobalt-precorrin 5A hydrolase, producing MKLAFWTVTKGAGNIAREYKEKLEKNLKDCDIDVFTLKKYDVEDTIQIEDFTSNINEKFSQYDAHIFIMASGIVIRKIANLIGTKDKDPAVLLIDEGKHFVISLLSGHLGGANELSYSIANILKLVPVITTSSDVTGKIAVDTISQKLNAELEDLKSAKEVTSLIVNGQNVNILLPKNVRVGEEKSADGFILVSNKKNIEYTRIYPKNLILGIGCKKDTKTEDILKAIEKCLDKNNLDFRSLKKMSTVDVKENEQGLIDASNFLGLDLEIISRDEIKKIQDQFEGSDFVEKNIGVRAVSEPVALLSSTGNGKFLVMKEKYDGITISIYEEEMK from the coding sequence ATGAAATTAGCATTTTGGACAGTAACAAAAGGAGCGGGAAATATTGCAAGAGAATATAAAGAAAAATTAGAAAAGAATCTGAAAGACTGCGATATTGATGTTTTTACTTTGAAAAAATATGATGTTGAAGATACTATTCAAATAGAAGATTTTACTTCTAATATAAATGAAAAGTTCTCTCAATATGATGCTCATATTTTCATAATGGCAAGTGGAATAGTAATTAGAAAAATAGCAAACTTGATAGGAACAAAAGATAAAGACCCTGCTGTGCTTTTGATAGATGAAGGAAAACATTTTGTAATTTCTCTTTTATCTGGACATTTGGGTGGAGCTAATGAACTTTCTTACTCAATAGCAAATATTTTAAAATTAGTACCAGTTATTACAACAAGTTCAGATGTTACAGGAAAAATTGCTGTTGATACTATATCTCAAAAATTAAATGCAGAATTAGAAGATTTAAAATCAGCTAAGGAAGTAACATCACTTATTGTTAATGGACAAAATGTAAATATACTTTTACCAAAAAATGTAAGAGTAGGTGAAGAAAAATCAGCCGATGGTTTTATTTTAGTATCTAATAAGAAAAATATTGAATATACTAGAATTTATCCTAAAAATTTAATTTTAGGAATAGGTTGTAAAAAAGATACTAAGACAGAGGATATTTTAAAGGCTATAGAAAAATGTTTGGATAAGAATAATTTGGATTTTAGATCTTTAAAAAAAATGTCTACTGTTGATGTAAAAGAAAATGAACAAGGACTGATTGATGCAAGTAACTTCTTAGGACTAGATTTAGAAATAATATCAAGAGATGAAATAAAGAAAATTCAAGATCAATTTGAGGGTTCAGATTTTGTGGAAAAAAATATAGGGGTAAGAGCTGTATCAGAACCTGTTGCACTTTTATCATCGACAGGAAATGGAAAGTTTTTAGTGATGAAAGAAAAATATGATGGAATAACAATTTCAATATATGAAGAGGAGATGAAATAA
- the cobJ gene encoding precorrin-3B C(17)-methyltransferase produces the protein MNKGKIYVVGIGPGNMEDISRRAYDVLKNIDVIAGYTTYVNLVKDEFSDKEFLISGMKREIERCKETLEVAKTGKTVALISSGDSGIYGMAGIMLEVASGTGVEVEVVPGITSTIAGAALVGAPLMHDQAIISLSDLLTDWEVIKKRIDCASQGDFVISLYNPKSKGRTEQIVEARKIMLKHKLPTTPVALLRQIGRKEENYTLTNLEDFLNHEIDMFTIVLVGNSNTYIKDGKMITPRGYEKKSNWGK, from the coding sequence ATGAATAAAGGGAAGATTTATGTAGTAGGTATTGGACCTGGAAACATGGAAGATATAAGTAGAAGAGCATATGATGTATTAAAAAATATAGATGTTATAGCGGGATATACAACTTATGTCAATTTAGTTAAAGATGAATTTTCAGATAAAGAATTTTTAATTTCTGGAATGAAAAGAGAAATCGAAAGATGTAAAGAAACTTTAGAAGTTGCTAAAACTGGAAAAACAGTTGCTTTAATAAGTAGTGGAGATTCTGGGATATACGGTATGGCAGGGATAATGCTTGAAGTTGCTTCAGGGACAGGAGTAGAAGTTGAAGTAGTTCCTGGAATTACATCTACAATAGCAGGAGCTGCTTTGGTAGGAGCACCTCTTATGCATGACCAAGCTATAATAAGTCTAAGTGATTTATTAACTGATTGGGAAGTTATTAAAAAAAGAATAGATTGTGCAAGTCAAGGAGACTTTGTAATTTCTCTTTATAATCCAAAAAGTAAAGGTAGAACTGAACAAATTGTTGAAGCTAGAAAAATTATGCTAAAACATAAGTTACCTACTACTCCTGTAGCTTTACTTAGACAAATAGGAAGAAAGGAAGAAAACTACACACTTACAAACTTAGAAGATTTTTTAAACCATGAAATAGATATGTTTACAATAGTTTTAGTTGGAAATTCAAATACATATATTAAAGATGGGAAAATGATAACACCTAGAGGTTATGAAAAAAAATCAAATTGGGGAAAATAG